A section of the Perognathus longimembris pacificus isolate PPM17 chromosome 7, ASM2315922v1, whole genome shotgun sequence genome encodes:
- the Slc2a1 gene encoding solute carrier family 2, facilitated glucose transporter member 1: MEPSSKKVTGRLMLAVGGAVLGSLQFGYNTGVINAPQKVIEEFYNQTWVHRYGEPILPATLTTLWSLSVAIFSVGGMIGSFSVGLFVNRFGRRNSMLMMNLLAFLSSVLMGFSKLGKSFEMLILGRFIIGVYCGLTTGFVPMYVGEVSPTALRGALGTLHQLGIVIGILIAQVFGLDSIMGNEDLWPLLLSVIFIPALLQCILLPFCPESPRFLLINRNEENRAKSVLKKLRGTADVTHDLQEMKEESRQMMREKKVTILELFRSPAYRQPILIAVVLQLSQQLSGINAVFYYSTSIFQKAGVQQPVYATIGSGIVNTAFTVVSLFVVERAGRRTLHLIGLAGMAGCAVLMTIALALLEQLPWMSYLSIVAIFGFVAFFEVGPGPIPWFIVAELFSQGPRPAAFAVAGFSNWTSNFIVGMCFQYVEQLCGPYVFIIFTVLLILFFIFTYFKVPETKGRTFDEIASGFRQGGASQSDKTPEELFHPLGADSQV; the protein is encoded by the exons AAAGTGACGGGCCGCCTCATGCTGGCTGTAGGAGGGGCAGTGCTTGGATCGCTGCAGTTTGGCTACAACACTGGAGTCATCAATGCCCCCCAGAAG GTGATTGAAGAGTTCTACAACCAGACATGGGTCCATCGCTATGGGGAGCCCATCTTGCCGGCCACACTCACCACACTCTGGTCTCTCTCAGTGGCCATCTTCTCTGTCGGAGGCATGATCGGCTCTTTCTCTGTGGGCCTATTTGTTAACCGTTTTGGCCG GCGGAACTCCATGCTCATGATGAACCTGCTAGCCTTCCTGTCTTCTGTGCTCATGGGCTTTTCGAAACTGGGCAAGTCCTTTGAGATGCTGATCTTGGGCCGCTTCATCATTGGTGTATACTGTGGCCTGACCACAGGCTTCGTGCCCATGTATGTCGGGGAGGTGTCACCTACAGCTCTTCGTGGGGCCCTGGGCACCCTGCATCAGCTGGGCATCGTCATTGGCATCCTTATCGCCCAG GTGTTCGGCCTGGACTCCATCATGGGTAACGAGGATCTGTGGCCCCTGCTGCTGAGTGTCATCTTCATCCCAGCCCTGCTGCAGTGCATCCTGCTGCCCTTCTGCCCCGAGAGTCCCCGCTTCCTGCTCATCAACCGCAACGAGGAGAATCGGGCCAAGAGTG TGCTGAAGAAGCTGCGCGGGACAGCTGATGTGACCCACGACCTGCAGGAGATGAAGGAGGAGAGCAGACAGATGATGCGGGAAAAGAAGGTCACCATCCTGGAGCTGTTCCGCTCGCCCGCCTACCGCCAGCCCATCCTCATCGCTGTGGTGCTGCAGCTGTCCCAGCAGCTGTCGGGCATCAACGCT GTGTTCTATTACTCCACGAGCATTTTCCAGAAGGCGGGAGTACAGCAGCCTGTGTATGCCACCATCGGCTCCGGCATCGTCAACACGGCCTTCACTGTCGTATCG CTCTTCGTGGTGGAGAGAGCCGGCCGTCGGACCCTGCACCTCATAGGCCTGGCTGGCATGGCAGGCTGTGCTGTGCTCATGACCATTGCACTGGCATTGCTG GAGCAGCTGCCGTGGATGTCCTACCTAAGCATCGTGGCCATCTTTGGCTTTGTGGCCTTCTTTGAAGTGGGCCCAGGCCCCATCCCATGGTTCATTGTGGCCGAACTCTTCAGTCAGGGTCCCCGCCCAGCTGCTTTTGCAGTCGCTGGCTTCTCCAACTGGACCTCAAATTTCATTGTGGGCATGTGCTTCCAATATGTGGAG caACTGTGTGGTCCCTACGTCTTTATCATCTTCACTGTGCTCCTGATTCTGTTCTTTATCTTCACCTACTTCAAAGTTCCTGAGACTAAAGGCCGCACCTTTGATGAGATTGCTTCTGGCTTCCGGCAGGGGGGAGCCAGCCAGAGTGACAAGACACCAGAGGAGCTGTTCCATCCTCTGGGGGCTGATTCCCAAGTGTGA